A genome region from Triticum aestivum cultivar Chinese Spring chromosome 2B, IWGSC CS RefSeq v2.1, whole genome shotgun sequence includes the following:
- the LOC123039181 gene encoding proline-rich receptor-like protein kinase PERK9 yields MAEVELPQRKSPLASKSREERRVRVFYDQPLSKPICLPYQFWPSPSFHLVFRAAQSSTPLLPSISAPLQPLLATWQVAIGRAAAIRRQGQPALATRPPSAPPGSSPRRSPSKPGHSPPGPSRARPHPSRPKPPARSSLGSGERRRPPAPRPRRRRPPSSPRCLAGSPPPVLRRPSSAASNPAAAARNLVAGFPQPRERQIRLFPRRIWTPAPPPWPALASPALAGAPPLSAAFVSIGTDHERSCPCACAPQAQARSRSQRQAQPKPARPNAPFQPARGPAPTDRPWPRFR; encoded by the exons ATGGCGGAGGTGGAGCTTCCACAGCGCAAGTCGCCGCTGGCGTCGAAgagcagagaggagaggagagtgAGA GTGTTTTATGATCAACCACTATCAAAGCCTAT ATGTCTCCCCTACCAATTTTGGCCTTCCCCTTCCTTCCACCTTGTTTTCCGCGCAGCCCAATCATCAACACCGCTGCTCCCCTCCATTTCCGCGCCCCTCCAGCCCCTGCTCGCCACTTGGCAAGTCGCCATTGGgcgcgccgccgccatccgccgccagGGCCAACCGGCGCTCGCCACGCGGCCTCCCAGCGCCCCCCCTGGCAGTTCCCCTCGCCGCAGCCCATCCAAGCCCGGGCACAGCCCGCCAGGCCCATCCAGGGCCCGACCGCACCCGAGCCGCCCGAAGCCTCCCGCTCGATCCAGTTTGGGATCGGGGGAGCGCCGCCGCCCTCCagcgcctcgacctcgccgccggagGCCGCCGTCCTCGCCCCGTTGCCTCGCCGGATCTCCGCCGCCCGTCCTCCGCCGCCCATCCTCCGCCGCCAG taaccccgccgccgccgccaggaacCTCGTCGCCGGCTTCCCTCAGCCTAGGGAACGTCAGATCCGGCTGTTCCCTCGCCGGATCTGGACGCCAGCGCCGCCCCCATGGCCTGCTCTAGCCTCGCCGGCCCTTGCCGGAGCCCCGCCGCTGTCTGCCGCCTTCGTCTCGATCGGGACCGATCACGAGCGCTCGTGCCCCTGCGCATGTGCCCCGCAAGCCCAGGCCCGCAGCCGCAGCCAGCgccaggcccagccgaagccagccagGCCCAACGCCCCCTTCCAGCCTGCCCGCGGCCCAGCTCCGACCGACcggccttggcccagg ttccggtaa